A stretch of Armatimonadota bacterium DNA encodes these proteins:
- a CDS encoding DUF366 family protein, protein MQTHFATVPVAYTGRELRSHWILDTFDLRGDACVGFCGPCRVELSEMVDKADVARGVGIEAREMLHFLCEFFDPDLPKAILRQRLLVAIAAEQLAHVEKLHREGDDLYVGERKLSVSIATVSPVSSLIHFALNIDPAGAPVPAVGLAELGVDPEQFARRLMTAFARELETIDAARCKVRPVP, encoded by the coding sequence ATGCAGACCCACTTCGCCACCGTCCCTGTCGCTTACACAGGTCGAGAGCTGCGCTCCCACTGGATACTGGACACTTTCGATCTGCGCGGTGATGCCTGCGTCGGATTCTGCGGGCCATGCCGCGTCGAACTATCGGAGATGGTGGATAAGGCCGACGTAGCCCGCGGCGTGGGCATTGAGGCTCGAGAGATGCTCCACTTCCTGTGTGAGTTCTTCGACCCCGACCTGCCCAAAGCCATCCTGCGTCAGCGCCTTCTCGTGGCTATCGCCGCCGAACAGTTGGCTCACGTCGAAAAGCTGCACAGGGAGGGCGACGACCTGTATGTGGGCGAGCGCAAGCTGTCGGTCTCAATCGCAACCGTTTCTCCGGTCTCCAGCCTGATCCACTTCGCGCTCAATATCGACCCCGCTGGCGCCCCTGTTCCGGCGGTGGGTCTTGCCGAGCTGGGTGTTGACCCGGAACAGTTCGCCCGGCGCTTGATGACGGCTTTCGCGAGGGAACTCGAAACCATCGACGCTGCCCGCTGCAAAGTGAGGCCGGTGCCGTGA
- a CDS encoding bifunctional 4-hydroxy-2-oxoglutarate aldolase/2-dehydro-3-deoxy-phosphogluconate aldolase, which translates to MQMEDTLKRIHTCGVVAVVRGIGAEALTRTLDALFAAGVDCVEIAMSVHGALKDISRLKEHWADQMIIGAGEVLNGEMATLADAAQADFCSGIGASPNMVRASIEHDLLPIPGALTPTEIQVAWHAGASIVKLFPAEMLNAEYVSTVRRVLPRVEVMPSGGISADNAAAFVRAGAFAVGAGRNVVDPALVEAGHFDEVTRRAREIRQAVLAARE; encoded by the coding sequence ATGCAGATGGAGGACACCCTCAAGCGCATTCACACGTGCGGAGTGGTGGCGGTAGTTCGCGGCATAGGCGCTGAGGCGCTTACCCGGACTTTGGATGCCCTCTTCGCCGCGGGCGTGGACTGCGTTGAGATCGCCATGTCGGTCCACGGCGCTCTCAAAGATATCAGCCGCTTGAAAGAGCATTGGGCGGACCAGATGATCATCGGGGCCGGAGAAGTCTTGAATGGTGAGATGGCGACCCTCGCCGACGCGGCCCAGGCAGACTTCTGCAGCGGGATCGGCGCCAGCCCCAACATGGTGCGGGCCTCGATCGAGCACGACTTGCTGCCAATTCCCGGAGCACTGACCCCCACCGAGATTCAGGTGGCCTGGCATGCGGGGGCAAGCATCGTCAAACTTTTCCCCGCCGAAATGCTGAATGCAGAATATGTCAGCACCGTCCGGCGGGTGTTGCCGCGGGTCGAAGTCATGCCTTCAGGAGGCATTTCCGCCGACAATGCAGCAGCATTCGTGCGCGCGGGAGCTTTCGCGGTGGGCGCCGGACGCAATGTGGTAGACCCGGCCCTTGTCGAAGCGGGACATTTCGACGAAGTGACCCGTCGTGCCAGGGAGATTCGGCAGGCGGTACTGGCTGCCCGGGAATGA
- a CDS encoding 7-carboxy-7-deazaguanine synthase QueE, with translation MTRAPLAEIFSSFQGEGPLVGVRQVFVRLRGCDLTCVYCDTPAARELAGTCRVQSEPGLDGWMEIDSPTTAGQVAAHVRRLAKPAEHTHSVAITGGEPLLYPRFVSELARELHAAGLQVWLESAGHLPDALQEVVDQLDFISLDYKLPSTLRHPVPEDLFVRSAQIAGDKCVAVKAVVLESTPDRELQRAAALLKEKKISAPLVLQPVTQLAAEYGAPTETKLHRLYEIARQHLRDVRIIPQCHRVMGVR, from the coding sequence GTGACCCGCGCACCGCTGGCAGAGATCTTCAGCTCCTTTCAGGGAGAGGGCCCGCTGGTTGGGGTACGCCAGGTGTTCGTGCGCCTGCGAGGCTGCGACCTGACCTGCGTCTACTGCGATACCCCGGCGGCGCGGGAACTGGCGGGCACCTGCCGCGTCCAGTCGGAGCCGGGCCTGGATGGGTGGATGGAGATCGACAGTCCGACAACTGCAGGCCAGGTCGCCGCTCACGTGCGCCGTCTCGCCAAGCCCGCGGAACACACCCATTCCGTGGCGATTACCGGCGGAGAACCCCTCCTGTACCCCCGGTTCGTCTCGGAGCTTGCCCGCGAACTGCACGCCGCAGGCCTGCAGGTGTGGCTGGAATCCGCGGGGCACCTGCCGGACGCGCTCCAGGAAGTCGTGGACCAGCTGGACTTCATCTCACTGGACTACAAGCTCCCCTCCACGCTGCGGCATCCTGTGCCGGAGGACCTTTTCGTGCGCAGTGCGCAGATCGCCGGCGACAAGTGCGTCGCGGTGAAAGCCGTTGTCCTGGAGTCCACTCCTGACCGGGAACTGCAACGCGCCGCGGCCTTGCTCAAAGAGAAGAAAATCAGCGCGCCACTGGTGCTCCAGCCCGTTACCCAGTTGGCAGCGGAATATGGTGCGCCCACGGAAACGAAGCTGCACCGGCTGTATGAGATCGCACGGCAGCACCTGCGGGACGTGCGCATCATCCCACAGTGCCACCGTGTCATGGGAGTTCGCTGA
- a CDS encoding 2-hydroxyacyl-CoA dehydratase, which translates to MPRVVGFTTTIPVEILLAANIVPVDLNNIFISDPDSPGLVASAEREGYPRNTCAWIKGIYATTLARGMEEIIAVTQGDCSQTHAMMETLRVRGVKVYPFAYPSERNRELLAGQLARMAEHFGTTLEQAETVRRELEPLRRQLAELDRLTWQEGVVSGFENHYYLVSATDFCSDVKGFATQVANLLSEARRRTPAKSRLRIGVIGVPTIIGDFYQVLEGLGVQVVYNEMQRQFSMCQCENCDLIEQYLRYTYPYDVFGRIEDINREIDRRNIDGIVHYTQTFCFRQIQGLLLKQYLKAPVLEIEGDRPGPVNAQNRLRLEAFAETLEARARRSRE; encoded by the coding sequence ATGCCGCGCGTGGTCGGGTTCACGACAACAATTCCGGTGGAGATACTTCTGGCCGCGAATATCGTGCCGGTGGACCTCAATAACATCTTCATCTCCGACCCCGACAGCCCTGGCCTGGTGGCGTCGGCCGAGCGCGAAGGCTACCCGCGCAACACATGCGCCTGGATCAAGGGCATCTATGCCACCACGCTCGCCCGGGGCATGGAGGAGATCATCGCGGTGACTCAGGGCGACTGCAGCCAGACCCACGCGATGATGGAGACCCTCCGGGTGCGCGGCGTGAAGGTATACCCCTTTGCGTACCCCTCGGAACGCAACCGGGAACTGCTGGCCGGACAGTTGGCGCGGATGGCTGAGCATTTCGGCACCACCCTCGAGCAGGCCGAAACAGTGCGCCGTGAACTGGAGCCCCTGCGGCGGCAACTCGCGGAGCTGGATCGTCTCACCTGGCAGGAGGGTGTGGTGTCGGGTTTCGAGAATCATTATTACCTTGTGAGCGCCACGGATTTTTGCTCAGACGTGAAGGGCTTCGCCACGCAGGTGGCGAACCTGCTCAGCGAAGCACGCCGGAGAACACCCGCAAAGTCCCGCCTGCGTATCGGGGTCATCGGTGTCCCGACGATCATTGGGGACTTCTATCAGGTGCTGGAAGGCCTGGGCGTGCAGGTGGTCTACAATGAAATGCAGCGCCAGTTCTCCATGTGCCAGTGCGAGAACTGCGACCTGATCGAGCAGTACTTGAGATACACCTACCCCTACGATGTCTTTGGACGAATCGAAGACATCAACCGGGAGATCGACCGCCGCAACATCGACGGCATCGTGCATTACACGCAGACCTTCTGCTTCCGGCAGATTCAGGGTCTGCTCCTGAAGCAGTATCTGAAGGCACCGGTGCTTGAGATTGAGGGCGACCGACCGGGACCGGTGAATGCGCAGAACCGGTTGCGCCTGGAAGCTTTCGCGGAGACGCTGGAAGCCCGGGCGCGCCGAAGTCGCGAGTGA
- the pyk gene encoding pyruvate kinase — protein MPRRPSLDRQPAPILSIENPTKIIATIGPASSGETVLRGLVHAGADMMRLNFSHGTHETHEEIFRRIRTIEQETGRFLGVIADLQGPKIRTGLLEGGGPVLLEAGQTLTITTEELAGNASRVSTTYKSLPDDVQPGDRILMDDGLLELRVCEVRQTEVLCEVVVGGFLGEHKGINLPGVQVSSPALTSKDRADLEFAVALGVDYIAVSFVRSAVDVGVARDAIAALGSDVPVIAKLEKPEAIDELGAIIDAADAIMVARGDLGVELSPEKVPMIQKRVIRECARRRKPVITATQMLDSMREHPRPTRAEASDVANAILDGTDAVMLSGETAVGQYPVESVAMMRRIAQSAEEELFLGSHLRLASASDEPLSFADALSRAAAQVAENLDTKAIVAFTQSGSSARLASQCRPRVPVLAATPLPGTARRCALYWGVRSTLIEPVQDTDEMLEGIERRIREMNIAKAGDVIVVTAGTPIGRRGTTNMMKLQVIH, from the coding sequence ATGCCTCGGAGGCCGTCCTTGGACCGCCAGCCAGCCCCAATCCTGAGTATCGAGAACCCCACCAAGATCATCGCCACTATCGGCCCGGCCAGCAGTGGCGAAACCGTCCTGCGCGGTCTGGTGCACGCCGGCGCCGACATGATGCGCCTCAATTTCTCCCACGGGACCCACGAGACCCACGAGGAGATCTTCCGCCGGATCCGCACCATCGAACAGGAGACCGGGCGTTTCCTGGGAGTCATCGCCGATCTGCAGGGGCCGAAGATTCGTACCGGGTTGCTCGAAGGCGGCGGCCCGGTGTTGCTGGAAGCCGGCCAGACACTCACCATCACGACGGAAGAACTCGCCGGTAACGCTTCCCGCGTGAGCACCACCTACAAGTCTCTGCCCGACGACGTGCAGCCCGGTGACCGAATCCTCATGGATGACGGGCTTCTGGAACTGAGGGTCTGCGAGGTCCGGCAGACCGAGGTCCTCTGCGAAGTCGTGGTGGGCGGATTCCTGGGGGAGCACAAGGGCATCAATTTGCCCGGCGTGCAGGTGAGCAGCCCCGCCCTCACTTCCAAGGACCGCGCCGACCTGGAGTTCGCTGTGGCCCTGGGAGTCGACTACATCGCGGTGAGTTTCGTGCGGTCGGCGGTGGATGTGGGGGTAGCGCGGGATGCCATCGCGGCCCTGGGAAGCGACGTTCCGGTAATCGCCAAGCTGGAGAAGCCCGAGGCCATCGATGAGCTCGGGGCCATCATCGACGCCGCCGACGCAATCATGGTGGCTCGTGGTGACCTGGGTGTGGAACTATCCCCCGAGAAGGTGCCGATGATCCAGAAGCGCGTCATCCGCGAGTGCGCCCGACGTAGAAAGCCGGTTATCACCGCCACGCAGATGCTCGATTCCATGCGCGAGCACCCGCGCCCGACACGCGCGGAAGCATCTGACGTGGCCAATGCCATCCTGGACGGCACTGACGCCGTGATGCTGTCGGGGGAGACTGCGGTGGGTCAGTATCCGGTGGAGTCAGTGGCGATGATGCGCCGGATCGCTCAGTCCGCTGAAGAGGAGCTGTTCCTGGGCAGCCACCTGCGACTGGCCAGCGCATCCGACGAACCCTTGAGCTTCGCAGACGCCTTGAGTCGGGCGGCTGCGCAGGTTGCAGAGAATCTGGATACCAAGGCGATCGTGGCTTTCACCCAGTCCGGTTCCAGCGCGCGGCTCGCGTCCCAGTGCCGCCCGAGGGTGCCGGTGCTCGCGGCCACGCCGCTTCCGGGAACTGCGCGGCGGTGCGCTCTGTACTGGGGTGTGCGATCGACGCTCATAGAACCGGTGCAGGATACCGATGAAATGCTGGAAGGCATTGAGCGGCGAATCCGCGAAATGAATATAGCAAAGGCCGGGGACGTGATCGTGGTCACCGCCGGTACACCCATCGGCCGCCGCGGCACCACCAACATGATGAAGCTGCAGGTGATTCACTGA